The region AATACTTTTTATAATTTCAATTTTATTAATAGATATTTGTATTATACAATAACTATTGGACGGAAGTAAATTGGAATTGAAGGTGAAAATATGAATTTAGTAGCATTTCTTTCATATGTCATTATTACATCAATAACGCCTGGTCCGAGTAACATCTTAATGATGAATGAGTCGAGGCGATTTGGATTTACTGGAGTGTGGAGGTTTAGCAGCGGTATTTTATCGGGCTTTGCAGTTCTGGGGATTTTGAGTGGGATATTGACGACAGGACTTTACAATTGGATACCTGTTTTCGAACCATTTTTTAAAATTGCCGGTGCAGCATATTTGCTTTATCTGGCATGGCAAGTAGGGTTTGCAAAAGATTCAAAAAAAGATTCCACGAATGTGAAATCTTCTTTCCTGCCAGGTTTTATTATTCAGATTATCAATGTGAAAAGCATTTTGTTCTTTCTAACTGTGATGAGCGCATTTATTTTACCATTCAGTAATTCCATGAAATCAATTGGATTTTATTTGACGTTAACTATTATTTTGGGGTGGTCAGCATTGCTTTTATGGTCTGGTTTCGGCTCAATGTTCAAAAGGGTTTTTGCAAAACATGACAAATCGTTCCGGGTCGTAATGTGTTTGCTGCTCGTTTATTGTGCAGTGACTATCTTTATATAGCAGTTCCGAGACAAGCAGGCCTGAGTGGTTTTTTGAGGAGAAATAATGGCACTCTCAACCGTAATATAAGGCAGGACAGCTAATTCGAGTCCGCTTTAATTTAATATTTCTTCCTTCATATTGGAATTCATATCAAAAACAGATTAATTTAATCTAAATTATATATTGCTTTGAATGATTCGGAAACTTATAATTAGTAATATACAGTAAATTCAAAATAGGAGATTTTATATACAAGGCAAAATAGTAATAAACTAGTTAAAAACGGGATTACAGGAAAAGGTTTATGGTTGAAGGGGAGTTATTAACAGATACTAACTTTATGAGAATTTTATCCATGAATAAAGGGGCTGAATCTAATGTTGGAGTATGAAGTATTCCCTACGCGCTGGGGTCACGGACAAATTATTACTAGCCCGGTTAAAGGAAATGTGAAAAGTATTGAGGTGAAAACAGGAGAAAAAGTCAGCGATCAGCAATTGTTAGTATTGATTCGGGAAGAGCGGGGAAAGGTAAAGCAAGTTCTGACTGGTGCAAGTGGAATAGTCGAGACACTAAGTGTAAAAGTTGGTGACAAAGTAGTCCGTGGAGA is a window of Virgibacillus ihumii DNA encoding:
- a CDS encoding LysE family translocator, whose amino-acid sequence is MNLVAFLSYVIITSITPGPSNILMMNESRRFGFTGVWRFSSGILSGFAVLGILSGILTTGLYNWIPVFEPFFKIAGAAYLLYLAWQVGFAKDSKKDSTNVKSSFLPGFIIQIINVKSILFFLTVMSAFILPFSNSMKSIGFYLTLTIILGWSALLLWSGFGSMFKRVFAKHDKSFRVVMCLLLVYCAVTIFI
- a CDS encoding biotin/lipoyl-binding protein; protein product: MLEYEVFPTRWGHGQIITSPVKGNVKSIEVKTGEKVSDQQLLVLIREERGKVKQVLTGASGIVETLSVKVGDKVVRGDVLLFIRED